In the genome of Monodelphis domestica isolate mMonDom1 chromosome 2, mMonDom1.pri, whole genome shotgun sequence, one region contains:
- the CHD3 gene encoding chromodomain-helicase-DNA-binding protein 3 isoform X9, whose amino-acid sequence MASPLRDEEEEEEEMVVSEEEEEEEEEEGEEEVEAADEDDEEEDDEGVVGRGPPGHDRGRGRHSPPSCHLFPPPPPPPLPPPPPPPDDDEIGLPPSALGVKKRKRGPRKQKENKPGKPRKRKKLDSEEEFGSERDEYREKSESGGSEYGTGPGRKRRRKHREKKEKKTKRRKRGEGDGGQKVEQKSSATLLLTWGLEDVEHVFSEEDYHTLTNYKAFSQFMRPLIAKKNPKIPMSKMMTILGAKWREFSANNPFKGSAAAVAAAAAAAAAAVAEQVSSAVSSVTSTAPPGPPPPPADLQPPPIRRAKTKEGKGPGHKRRSKSPRVPDGRKKLRGKKMAPLKIKLGLLGGKRKKGGSGYGQYVFQSDEGPEPEAEESDLESGSIHSASGRPDGTTRTKKLKRGRPGRKKKKVAGEEEVDGYETDHQDYCEVCQQGGEIILCDTCPRAYHLVCLDPELDRAPEGKWSCPHCEKEGVQWEAKEEEEEYEEEGEEEGEKEEEDDHMEYCRVCKDGGELLCCDACISSYHIHCLNPPLPDIPNGEWLCPRCTCPVLKGRVQKILYWRWGEPPVAAPTPQLAEGSPDIQVPRPLQGRSEREFFVKWVGLSYWHCSWAKELQLEIFHLVMYRNYQRKNDMDEPPPLDYGSGEDDGKSDKRKSKDPHYAEMEEKFYRFGIKPEWMTVHRIINHSMDKKGNYHYLVKWRDLPYDQSTWEEDEMNIPEYDAHKNSYWRHRELIMGEDPAQPRKYKKKKKELQGDGPPTSPTNDPTVKYENQPRFITATGGTLHLYQLEGLNWLRFSWAQGTDTILADEMGLGKTIQTIVFLYSLYKEGHTKGPFLVSAPLSTIINWEREFQMWAPKFYVVTYTGDKDSRAIIRENEFSFEDNAIKGGKKAFKMRREAQVKFHVLLTSYELITIDQAALGSIRWACLVVDEAHRLKNNQSKFFRVLNGYKIDHKLLLTGTPLQNNLEELFHLLNFLTPERFNNLEGFLEEFADISKEDQIKKLHDLLGPHMLRRLKADVFKNMPAKTELIVRVELSPMQKKYYKYILTRNFEALNSRGGGNQVSLLNIMMDLKKCCNHPYLFPVAAMESPKLPSGAYEGGALIKSSGKLMLLQKMLRKLKEQGHRVLIFSQMTKMLDLLEDFLDYEGYKYERIDGGITGALRQEAIDRFNAPGAQQFCFLLSTRAGGLGINLATADTVIIFDSDWNPHNDIQAFSRAHRIGQANKVMIYRFVTRASVEERITQVAKRKMMLTHLVVRPGLGSKAGSMSKQELDDILKFGTEELFKDENEGENKEEDSSVIHYDNEAIARLLDRNQDATEDTDVQNMNEYLSSFKVAQYVVREEDKIEEIEREIIKQEENVDPDYWEKLLRHHYEQQQEDLARNLGKGKRVRKQVNYNDAAQEDQDNQSEYSVGSEEEDEDFDERPEGRRQSKRQLRNEKDKPLPPLLARVGGNIEVLGFNTRQRKAFLNAVMRWGMPPQDAFTSQWLVRDLRGKTEKEFKAYVSLFMRHLCEPGADGSETFADGVPREGLSRQQVLTRIGVMSLVKKKVQEFEHINGRWSMPELMPDPSADSKRSSRASSPTKTSPTTPEASAANSPCTSKPATPTPSEKGDETRTPPEKDEADNSEEKLDKDKKGGEKMEAEPDAPSPAPSPGEPRRILLGDEESGVPGELEAESGSRGDKEKPEEHKGERESRLGPSRDESRSNGRREEKSEKPRFMFNIADGGFTELHTLWQNEERAAISSGKLNEIWHRRHDYWLLAGIVLHGYARWQDIQNDAQFAIINEPFKTEANKGNFLEMKNKFLARRFKLLEQALVIEEQLRRAAYLNLSQEPAHPAMALHARFAEAECLAESHQHLSKESLAGNKPANAVLHKVLNQLEELLSDMKADVTRLPTTLSRIPPIAARLQMSERSILSRLASKGTEPYPTPAFPPGPYATPLGYGAAFSSATPAGVLAGGGANYSQMPAGSFITAAANGPPVLVKKEKEGAMVSDGQDRKEPRAGEVICIDD is encoded by the exons ATGGCTTCCCCTCTGagggacgaggaggaggaggaggaggagatggtagtgtctgaggaggaagaagaggaggaggaagaagagggcgAAGAGGAGGTGGAGGCGGCGGATGAGGACGACGAAGAGGAAGACGACGAGGGAGTTGTCGGACGCGGGCCACCGGGGCACGACCGAGGCCGCGGCCGCCACAGTCCCCCCAGCTGCCACCTCTTCCCGCCACCGCCCCCGCCCCCGCTGCCGCCCCCGCCCCCACCGCCAG acgaTGATGAGATTGGGCTCCCGCCTTCAGCTCTAGgagtgaagaagagaaaaagaggaccCAGAAAGCAGAAGGAGAACAAGCCAGGGAAACCACGGAAACGAAAGAAGCTT GACAGCGAAGAAGAATTTGGCTCTGAACGTGATGAATATAGGGAAAAGTCAGAGAGTGGAGGCAGCGAGTATGGGACTGGACCAGGCCGGAAAAGACGACGGAAGCACcgtgagaagaaggaaaagaagacaaaacgtcggaaaaggggggagggagatggaggacaaaaG GTTGAACAGAAGTCATCAGCCACACTGCTCCTAACATGGGGTTTGGAGGATGTAGAACATGTATTCTCTGAGGAGGATTATCATACACTAACTAACTACAAGGCCTTCAGCCAGTTCATGAG GCCTCTAATTGCTAAGAAGAATCCCAAGATTCCAATGTCTAAGATGATGACAATCCTAGGGGCTAAGTGGCGAGAATTCAGTGCCAACAACCCTTTTAAAGGTTCAGCAGCAGCAGTGgcagctgcagcagcagcagctgcggCAGCTGTAGCTGAGCAGGTATCATCGGCTGTTTCATCTGTCACCAGTACAGCTCCTCCAGGGCCTCCACCACCTCCTGCTGATCTCCAGCCTCCACCTATCCGAAGAGCCAAAACCAAAGAAGGCAAAG GGCCTGGCCACAAAAGGCGAAGTAAGAGCCCCCGAGTGCCTGATGGCCGAAAGAAGCTTCGGGGAAAGAAGATGGCACCACTCAAAATCAAACTTGGGTTACTGggtggaaagaggaagaagggaggctcA GGCTATGGGCAGTATGTTTTCCAGAGTGATGAAGGCCCTGAGCCTGAAGCTGAGGAGTCTGACCTAGAGAGTGGCAGTATCCACAGTGCCTCAGGCCGGCCTGATGGCACCACCCGAACCAAGAAACTGAAGCGAGGCCGgccaggaaggaagaagaagaagg TGGCTGGGGAGGAGGAAGTTGATGGCTATGAGACGGATCACCAGGATTACTGTGAGGTGTGCCAGCAGGGCGGGGAGATCATTCTGTGTGACACCTGCCCTCGTGCTTACCACCTTGTCTGCCTTGATCCTGAGCTCGACAGAGCTCCTGAGGGCAAGTGGAGCTGCCCCCATTGT GAAAAGGAGGGAGTACAATGGGAAgccaaggaagaagaagaggaatatgaagaagaaggagaggaagaaggggagaaagaggaagaagatgatcACATGGAGTATTGCCGAGTATGCAAGGATGGAGGGGAGCTACTCTGTTGTGATGCCTGTATCTCCTCTTACCACATCCATTGCCTGAATCCTCCATTGCCAGACATTCCCAATGGTGAATGGCTATGTCCCCGATGCACT TGCCCTGTGCTAAAGGGCCGAGTGCAGAAGATCTTGTATTGGAGGTGGGGAGAGCCCCCTGTGGCAGCCCCAACTCCTCAACTGGCTGAGGGGTCACCTGATATCCAAGTTCCTCGTCCTCTGCAAGGCCGATCTGAGCGAGAGTTCTTCGTCAAGTGGGTTGGATTGTCCTACTGGCACTGCTCATGGGCCAAGGAGCTTCAG CTGGAGATCTTTCACTTGGTGATGTATCGAAACTACCAGCGAAAGAATGATATGGATGAGCCTCCACCACTGGACTATGGCTCTGGTGAAGATGATGGGAAAAGTGACAAGCGCAAGAGCAAAGACCCACACTATGCTGAGATGGAGGAAAAGTTCTACCGATTCGGCATCAAACCAGAGTGGATGACTGTTCACAGAATCATCAATCACAG TATGGACAAGAAGGGAAACTACCACTACTTGGTAAAATGGAGAGACTTGCCATATGACCAATCAACTTGGGAGGAAGATGAAATGAACATTCCTGAATATGATGCCCACAAAAACAGCTACTGGAGGCACCG gGAGTTAATCATGGGGGAGGACCCTGCTCAGCCtcgaaaatataagaaaaagaaaaaggagcttCAGGGAGATGGCCCTCCTACCTCTCCCACCAATGAT CCTACAGTGAAGTATGAGAACCAGCCACGGTTCATCACAGCCACAGGGGGCACGCTACACCTATACCAGCTGGAAGGGCTAAATTGGCTACGATTTTCATGGGCACAGGGCACTGACACCATTCTTGCTGATGAGATGGGCCTGGGCAAGACCATTCAAACCATCGTCTTCCTTTACTCCCTTTATAAGGAG ggtcacacaaaaggTCCATTCCTGGTGAGTGCTCCACTCTCAACCATCATTAATTGGGAACGTGAATTCCAGATGTGGGCTCCCAAGTTCTATGTGGTGACATATACTGGGGACAAGGATAGCCGTGCCATCATCCGAGAAAATGAATTCTCCTTTGAAGATAATGCTATCAAGGGTGGCAAAAAGGCCTTTAAAATGAGG AGGGAAGCACAGGTGAAGTTCCATGTTCTGCTGACATCATATGAATTGATCACTATTGACCAAGCAGCACTTGGCTCCATTCGTTGGGCCTGTCTTGTGGTGGATGAGGCCCACCGGCTCAAGAATAACCAGTCCAAG TTCTTTAGGGTGCTGAATGGCTACAAGATTGATCATAAGTTGCTGCTGACAGGGACCCCACTTCAGAACAATCTTGAGGAGCTCTTCCATCTGCTTAACTTCCTTACGCCAGAAAGGTTTAA CAATTTAGAAGGTTTTCTGGAGGAGTTTGCTGACATATCCAAAGAGGACCAAATCAAAAAACTACATGACCTATTGGGGCCACACATGCTTCGGAGGCTCAAGGCTGATGTCTTCAAGAACATGCCAGCCAAGACAGAGCTCATTGTTAGGGTGGAGCTCAGCCCCATGCAGAA gaaatattacaaatatatccTGACTCGAAATTTTGAGGCATTGAATTCTCGTGGTGGTGGAAACCAAGTGTCACTCCTCAACATCATGATGGATCTGAAGAAGTGCTGCAACCACCCCTACCTCTTCCCTGTGGCTGCTATG GAGTCCCCAAAACTTCCTAGTGGGGCATATGAGGGTGGAGCTCTTATCAAGTCCTCAGGGAAGCTTATGCTGTTACAAAAGATGCTTCGGAAATTGAAGGAACAAGGGCATCGAGTGCTCATTTTCTCCCAG ATGACCAAGATGTTGGATTTATTAGAGGACTTCCTAGATTATGAGGGCTACAAATACGAACGGATTGATGGAGGCATCACTGGAGCACTAAGGCAGGAAGCTATTGACCGATTCAATG CCCCTGGGGCCCAACAATTCTGCTTTCTTCTGTCTACTCGAGCTGGAGGCTTAGGCATCAATCTAGCCACGGCTGATACTGTTATCATCTTCGACTCTGATTGGAATCCCCACAATGATATCCAG GCCTTCAGCAGAGCTCACCGGATTGGTCAAGCCAACAAAGTAATGATTTACCGGTTTGTGACAAGAGCGTCAGTAGAGGAGCGGATTACCCAGGTGGCCAAAAGGAAGATGATGCTGACACACCTGGTTGTAAGGCCTGGGTTAGGCTCTAAGGCAGGTTCAATGTCTAAGCAAGAGCTTGATGATATCCTCAAATTTGGCACAGAAGAGCTGTTTAAGGATGAAAATGAGG GAGAAAACAAGGAAGAAGATAGTAGTGTAATCCACTATGACAATGAGGCCATTGCCCGGCTCCTAGACCGGAACCAGGATGCAACTGAAGACACAGATGTGCAGAACATGAATGAGTATCTGAGCTCTTTCAAAGTGGCACAGTATGTGGTTCGGGAAGAGGACAAG ATcgaggagatagagagagagatcatcAAGCAGGAGGAAAATGTGGACCCTGACTACTGGGAAAAGTTACTGAGACATCACTATGAGCAGCAACAGGAGGACCTAGCCCGAAACCTTGGCAAGGGTAAACGTGTTCGAAAACAAGTCAACTATAATGATGCTGCACAAGAAGACCAAG ACAACCAGTCCGAATATTCAGTGGGATCAGAAGAAGAGGATGAGGACTTTGATGAGCGACCTGAAG GGCGCCGTCAGTCTAAGAGGCAACTACGTAATGAGAAAGATAAGCCCCTCCCTCCACTGTTAGCTCGAGTTGGGGGCAACATTGAG GTGCTGGGGTTCAATACCCGACAGCGGAAGGCCTTCCTGAATGCAGTGATGCGTTGGGGGATGCCACCACAGGATGCCTTCACTTCTCAGTGGCTAGTACGGGACCTGAGGGGCAAAACAGAAAAGGAGTTCAA GGCCTATGTGTCTTTGTTCATGCGACATCTCTGTGAGCCTGGGGCAGATGGCTCTGAAACCTTTGCTGATGGTGTTCCCAGGGAGGGGCTGAGCCGACAGCAGGTGTTAACCCGAATTGGAGTCATGTCTCTTGTTAAGAAGAAG GTGCAGGAGTTTGAACATATCAATGGCCGATGGTCAATGCCAGAGTTGATGCCTGACCCTAGTGCTGACTCTAAGCGTTCATCCCGAGCCTCTTCCCCTACCAAAACATCTCCAACCACCCCTGAGGCTTCTGCAGCCAATAGTCCCTGCACATCCAAACCTG CCACTCCAACTCCAAGTGAAAAAGGGGATGAGACAAGGACACCTCCTGAAAAGGATGAAGCTGACAATTCAGAAGAGAAGCtagataaagacaaaaaaggaggggagaagatGGAGGCAGAG CCTGATGCCCCCAGCCCTGCTCCTTCACCAGGAGAACCAAGGAGGATACTTCTAGGGGATGAAGAGTCTGGGGTCCCTGGAGAGTTAGAAGCTGAATCAGGTAGCCGAGGAGACAAGGAGAAACCAG AAGAGCATAAGGGGGAGAGGGAATCACGATTAGGGCCATCCCGAGATGAATCCCGGTCCAATGGACGTCgagaagagaaatcagaaaaaccACGGTTCATGTTTAACATTGCAGATGGTGGCTTTACAG AGCTGCATACCCTGTGGCAAAATGAGGAACGGGCAGCTATCTCCTCTGGTAAACTCAATGAGATTTGGCACCGGAGGCATGACTACTGGCTGCTGGCTGGAATCGTCCT CCATGGCTATGCTCGGTGGCAGGACATCCAAAATGATGCCCAGTTTGCCATCATTAACGAGCCATttaaaactgaggccaacaagggaAACTTCCTGGAGATGAAAAATAAGTTCCTAGCCCGGAGGTTCAAG CTCCTGGAGCAGGCGCTGGTGATCGAGGAGCAGCTTCGGCGGGCGGCCTACCTGAACCTGTCACAGGAGCCGGCGCATCCCGCCATGGCCCTCCACGCCCGCTTCGCCGAGGCCGAGTGCCTGGCCGAGAGCCACCAGCACCTCTCCAAGGAGTCGCTGGCGGGGAACAAGCCGGCCAACGCAGTCCTGCACAAGG TTCTGAACCAGCTGGAGGAGCTGCTGAGCGACATGAAAGCAGATGTGACCCGCCTTCCAACCACCCTGTCCAGAATCCCACCCATCGCAGCCCGACTACAGATGTCCGAGCGAAGCATTCTCAGCCGTCTGGCCAGCAAGGGTACAGAGCCCTATCCCACACCG GCCTTTCCTCCGGGTCCCTACGCCACACCACTGGGGTACGGAGCAGCCTTCAGCTCAGCAACACCCGCAGGGGTCCTGGCCGGCGGCGGCGCCAATTACAGCCAGATGCCCGCAGGGTCCTTCATCACAG CCGCAGCCAACGGCCCGCCCGTGTTggtgaagaaggagaaggagggggcAATGGTGTCCGACGGGCAGGATCGGAAGGAGCCCAGGGCTGGGGAGGTGATCTGTATAGACGACTGA